In the genome of Panthera uncia isolate 11264 chromosome B3 unlocalized genomic scaffold, Puncia_PCG_1.0 HiC_scaffold_1, whole genome shotgun sequence, one region contains:
- the LOC125909792 gene encoding olfactory receptor 4K15 → MNETNHSRVTEFVLLGLSNSQELQPFLFVIFSLLYLAILLGNFLIILTVTTDSYLHTPMYFLLANLSFVDICVASFATPKMIADFLVEQKTISFDACLAQIFFVHLFTGSEMVLLVSMAYDRYVAICKPLHYMTIMSRRVCIILVLISWLVGFIHTTSQLAFTINLPFCGPNQVDSFFCDLPLVTKLACIDTYVVSLLIVADSGFLSMSSFLLLVVSYTVILITVRKRSSASMAKARSTLTAHVTVVTLFFGPCIFIYVWPFSSYSVDKVLAVFYTIFTPILNPIIYTLRNKEMKAAMLKLKSRYLKLARFLQP, encoded by the coding sequence ATGAATGAGACAAATCATTCCCGGGTGACAGAGTTTGTGTTGCTGGGACTCTCTAATTCCCAGGAGCTCCAACCTTTCTTGTTTGTCATATTTTCACTACTTTACCTAGCAATACTGCTGGGAAACTTTCTTATCATCCTCACTGTAACCACAGATTCTTACCttcacacccccatgtacttcctGCTTGCAAACCTCTCTTTTGTAGATATATGTGTTGCCTCTTTTGCTACACCCAAAATGATTGCAGACTTTCTGGTTGAGCAGAAGACTATTTCTTTTGATGCCTGTTTGGCCCAGATTTTCTTTGTTCACCTTTTCACTGGCAGTGAAATGGTGCTCCTTGTATCCATGGCTTATGACCGTTATGTTGCTATATGCAAACCTCTCCACTACATGACAATCATGAGTCGCCGTGTGTGTATTATTCTTGTTCTCATCTCCTGGCTTGTGGGTTTTATCCATACTACTAGCCAGTTGGCATTTACAATTAACTTGCCTTTTTGTGGCCCTAATCAGGTAGATAGTTTTTTCTGTGACCTCCCTTTAGTGACCAAGCTGGCATGCATTGACACTTACGTTGTCAGCCTACTTATAGTTGCAGATAGTGGCTTTCTTTCTATGAGTTCCTTTCTCCTCTTGGTTGTCTCCTACACTGTGATACTTATCACAGTCAGGAAACGCTCCTCTGCTAGCATGGCAAAGGCCCGTTCCACGTTGACTGCCCATGTCACTGTGGTCACCCTATTCTTTGGACCATGCATCTTCATCTATGTGTGGCCCTTCAGCAGTTATTCTGTTGACAAAGTCCTTGCTGTGTTCTACACAATCTTTACTCCTATTTTAAACCCAATTATCTACACTCtaaggaacaaagaaatgaaggcagCTATGTTAAAACTGAAGAGTCGGTATCTGAAGTTGGCCAGGTTTCTGCAGCCataa